A genome region from bacterium includes the following:
- a CDS encoding AbrB/MazE/SpoVT family DNA-binding domain-containing protein, translated as MIKKLTRHGNSLALVIDKGVLDLLEITADTPLAVTTDGKALIVSPAATAQRQRRFNAALARVNRRHGGALKRLAE; from the coding sequence ATGATCAAGAAGCTCACGCGCCATGGGAACAGCCTCGCGCTCGTCATCGACAAGGGCGTGCTCGACCTGCTCGAGATCACGGCAGACACCCCGCTGGCGGTGACGACCGACGGCAAGGCGCTCATCGTCTCGCCGGCTGCAACGGCGCAGCGGCAGCGCCGCTTCAACGCCGCCCTTGCCCGCGTGAACCGCCGCCACGGGGGGGCCCTCAAGCGCCTGGCGGAGTAG
- a CDS encoding type II toxin-antitoxin system death-on-curing family toxin, whose product MAPLLLTLDEVLAIHRDQIARYGGRGGLRDVSLLSSAVAMPGAGFGEVAFHGDLFEMAAAYLYHIARNHPFVDGNKRTALAAALVFLDLNGIRIDATEDDLEALAVGVAAGRIGKAAAAERFRGGG is encoded by the coding sequence GTGGCCCCGCTGCTGCTGACGCTTGACGAGGTCCTCGCGATCCACCGCGACCAGATCGCGCGCTACGGGGGCCGCGGCGGCCTGCGGGACGTCTCCCTGCTCTCTTCGGCTGTTGCCATGCCGGGCGCCGGGTTCGGCGAGGTCGCCTTCCATGGCGATCTCTTCGAGATGGCGGCCGCCTACCTCTACCACATCGCGCGCAACCACCCTTTCGTCGACGGCAACAAGCGCACCGCGCTTGCGGCGGCGCTCGTCTTCCTTGACCTGAACGGCATCCGCATCGACGCCACGGAGGACGACCTCGAGGCCCTCGCGGTCGGGGTCGCCGCGGGCCGCATCGGCAAGGCGGCTGCGGCGGAGCGCTTCCGGGGGGGCGGCTGA